In one Coccinella septempunctata chromosome 6, icCocSept1.1, whole genome shotgun sequence genomic region, the following are encoded:
- the LOC123314879 gene encoding colorectal mutant cancer protein isoform X3, translating into MHPNFLFGKIVQDGRPNFLADYELSYKNCNFDVGTHGKCCVGGHFGDDLSFGHLYTISSVSNGLRIDKEERMYDEPCTGELPRRSWLCCPGSQRKDGEQPSLLEIKKEATPSPPEAITREPSRSFCSGTCERLQQQLDEQAQRYEEQLTELHSVIAELTRKLHHQRTLAIAEEDEISETCTSVHDESVTCPLEVSELEPLEPDSSDLDNRIHLADSPSELPEPKLNSSNNEQNESTPSPDVEPLKQEINRLKCQLQDAQYKLAQYAIAKDEIIEEMTNASKNLDSPESHIEVDCKSFQESSPRIDIKFSNIVPIHKNKQNSTVSTPVSKVAERVKLKRSANGIKDPNSSEVANSELTTAVAEHIVGDILRHCDTQNEKTAVDIELRQLYTKLEHARAQNNVLVLTLSETKAHCDRLALLCGKYESNAVALRLALGVTDRAIEAYDVLLALLETELALNEGNAESIQNRSAAETVAKQLLSYLDSYEVSSDMLLSPWQNHVYDGSKMDNELWTSDHETRLREHVSRLKAERSNIQGTFVALESTYVENIPAKPMNNQESRKMDLEMAVLLQELMGLREEKSELVSKIFALEKDKSAMQLKLKYVEGQQRAQSATLKNLQGQLKDTEALLALASQNRVNERGYSDAEHAQGVEFELMQALAREARLKVRLQELVSTLEQVTKNAEARLLEGREIVHDLNQTNSVLAETVDRNNKRYQAKFKKMEQQMLTMVEKHTAQVHTLQQRIASMETPPTNSSDNSLASLAV; encoded by the exons TGTCTCGAATGGATTGAGGATTGACAAGGAGGAGCGTATGTACGATGAGCCTTGCACCGGAGAATTGCCCAGAAGATCTTGGCTGTGTTGTCCAGGATCGCAGAGAAAAGATGGAGAACAACCGTCCCTTCTCGAGATCAAGAAAGAAGCGACGCCTTCACCCCCAGAAGCCATCACCAGAGAGCCTAGCAGAAGTTTTTGCTCGGGAACTTGC GAACGTCTTCAACAACAATTGGACGAACAGGCTCAGAGGTATGAGGAACAGCTAACTGAATTGCATTCGGTAATTGCTGAACTGACTCGAAAACTCCACCATCAAAGAACACTGGCAATTGCTGAGGAAGATGAAATATCAG agACCTGTACGAGCGTCCACGACGAGTCAGTCACCTGCCCTCTAGAGGTGAGCGAATTGGAGCCCCTAGAGCCGGATTCGTCCGACCTAGATAACAGGATACAT CTAGCTGATAGCCCGTCGGAACTTCCCGAGCCAAAACTTAACTCCTCCAATAACGAACAGAACGAATCCACGCCATCGCCGGATGTTGAGCCGCTCAAGCAGGAAATAAACCGTCTGAAATGTCAACTTCAAGATGCACAGTACAAACTTGCCCAATATGCCATCGCCAAAGATGAGATTATAGAGGAGATGACGAACGCGAGCAAGAACCTGGATTCGCCGGAATCTCACATCGAGGTGGACTGCAAATCCTTTCAGGAGTCCTCCCCCAGGATCGATATCAAATTTAGCAATATCG TTCCAATTCATAAGAACAAGCAGAACTCCACGGTGTCAACGCCCGTTTCAAAAGTGGCTGAAAGGGTGAAGCTGAAAAGAAGCGCGAATGGAATCAAGGATCCAAATTCGTCAGAGGTGGCTAACTCAGAACTGACGACTGCAGTAGCTGAACATATCGTTGGAGACATACTCCGCCATTGTGATACGCAAAATGAAAAGACAGCGGTCGATATAGAATTAAGACAGCTCTACACGAAGTTAGAACATGCCAGGGCGCAGAATAACGTTCTGGTGCTCACGTTGTCAGAAACGAAAGCTCATTGTGATAG ATTGGCCTTGTTATGTGGTAAATACGAGTCTAATGCTGTAGCATTACGTTTAGCGTTAGGAGTGACCGATCGTGCCATAGAAGCCTACGACGTACTGTTGGCTCTACTTGAGACTGAATTAGCATTAAACGAAGGTAACGCCGAATCCATCCAGAACAGAAGTGCTGCAGAAACTGTTGCCAAACAACTTCTTTCTTACCTCGATTCTTACGAGGTGTCATCTGATATGCTGCTGTCGCCTTGGCAGAATCACGTTTATGATGGATCTAAAATGGATAA TGAATTATGGACGTCTGATCACGAGACAAGACTCAGGGAACACGTATCTCGACTTAAAGCAGAAAGGAGTAACATTCAGGGAACATTTGTTGCTCTGGAATCAACTTACGTTGAAAATATACCGGCCAAACCGATGAACAATCAGGAGTCAAGAAAGATGGACCTTGAAATGGCGGTGCTGTTACAG GAACTAATGGGACTCAGGGAGGAAAAATCTGAGCTGGTTTCAAAAATTTTCGCTTTGGAAAAAGACAAAAGTGCCATGCAACTCAAACTCAAATATGTGGAGGGTCAGCAGAGAGCTCAATCAGCAACTTTGAAGAATCTTCAAGGCCAGTTGAAGGATACGGAGGCTCTGTTAGCTTTAGCGTCCCAAAATCGGGTAAAT GAGCGTGGATATTCCGATGCTGAACATGCGCAAGGGGTTGAATTCGAATTAATGCAAGCACTAGCTAGAGAAGCTAGGCTTAAAGTTAGATTGCAGGAGTTGGTTTCCACTCTGGAACAAGTCACGAAAAACGCTGAAGCTAGATTGTTGGAAGGGAGGGAAATAGTTCATGATCTTAATCAAACAAATAG TGTATTAGCTGAAACAGTAGATAGAAATAATAAGAGATATCAAGCTAAATTCAAAAAGATGGAGCAACAAATGCTGACAATGGTTGAGAAACACACGGCGCAG gtacaTACGTTGCAACAGCGAATAGCTTCTATGGAAACACCTCCAACAAATAGTTCAGATAACTCTTTGGCATCTTTAGCTGTATAA
- the LOC123314879 gene encoding colorectal mutant cancer protein isoform X4, whose amino-acid sequence MHPNFLFGKIVQDGRPNFLADYELSYKNCNFDVGTHGKCCVGGHFGDDLSFGHLYTISRIDKEERMYDEPCTGELPRRSWLCCPGSQRKDGEQPSLLEIKKEATPSPPEAITREPSRSFCSGTCERLQQQLDEQAQRYEEQLTELHSVIAELTRKLHHQRTLAIAEEDEISETCTSVHDESVTCPLEVSELEPLEPDSSDLDNRIHLADSPSELPEPKLNSSNNEQNESTPSPDVEPLKQEINRLKCQLQDAQYKLAQYAIAKDEIIEEMTNASKNLDSPESHIEVDCKSFQESSPRIDIKFSNIVPIHKNKQNSTVSTPVSKVAERVKLKRSANGIKDPNSSEVANSELTTAVAEHIVGDILRHCDTQNEKTAVDIELRQLYTKLEHARAQNNVLVLTLSETKAHCDRLALLCGKYESNAVALRLALGVTDRAIEAYDVLLALLETELALNEGNAESIQNRSAAETVAKQLLSYLDSYEVSSDMLLSPWQNHVYDGSKMDNELWTSDHETRLREHVSRLKAERSNIQGTFVALESTYVENIPAKPMNNQESRKMDLEMAVLLQELMGLREEKSELVSKIFALEKDKSAMQLKLKYVEGQQRAQSATLKNLQGQLKDTEALLALASQNRVNERGYSDAEHAQGVEFELMQALAREARLKVRLQELVSTLEQVTKNAEARLLEGREIVHDLNQTNSVLAETVDRNNKRYQAKFKKMEQQMLTMVEKHTAQVHTLQQRIASMETPPTNSSDNSLASLAV is encoded by the exons GATTGACAAGGAGGAGCGTATGTACGATGAGCCTTGCACCGGAGAATTGCCCAGAAGATCTTGGCTGTGTTGTCCAGGATCGCAGAGAAAAGATGGAGAACAACCGTCCCTTCTCGAGATCAAGAAAGAAGCGACGCCTTCACCCCCAGAAGCCATCACCAGAGAGCCTAGCAGAAGTTTTTGCTCGGGAACTTGC GAACGTCTTCAACAACAATTGGACGAACAGGCTCAGAGGTATGAGGAACAGCTAACTGAATTGCATTCGGTAATTGCTGAACTGACTCGAAAACTCCACCATCAAAGAACACTGGCAATTGCTGAGGAAGATGAAATATCAG agACCTGTACGAGCGTCCACGACGAGTCAGTCACCTGCCCTCTAGAGGTGAGCGAATTGGAGCCCCTAGAGCCGGATTCGTCCGACCTAGATAACAGGATACAT CTAGCTGATAGCCCGTCGGAACTTCCCGAGCCAAAACTTAACTCCTCCAATAACGAACAGAACGAATCCACGCCATCGCCGGATGTTGAGCCGCTCAAGCAGGAAATAAACCGTCTGAAATGTCAACTTCAAGATGCACAGTACAAACTTGCCCAATATGCCATCGCCAAAGATGAGATTATAGAGGAGATGACGAACGCGAGCAAGAACCTGGATTCGCCGGAATCTCACATCGAGGTGGACTGCAAATCCTTTCAGGAGTCCTCCCCCAGGATCGATATCAAATTTAGCAATATCG TTCCAATTCATAAGAACAAGCAGAACTCCACGGTGTCAACGCCCGTTTCAAAAGTGGCTGAAAGGGTGAAGCTGAAAAGAAGCGCGAATGGAATCAAGGATCCAAATTCGTCAGAGGTGGCTAACTCAGAACTGACGACTGCAGTAGCTGAACATATCGTTGGAGACATACTCCGCCATTGTGATACGCAAAATGAAAAGACAGCGGTCGATATAGAATTAAGACAGCTCTACACGAAGTTAGAACATGCCAGGGCGCAGAATAACGTTCTGGTGCTCACGTTGTCAGAAACGAAAGCTCATTGTGATAG ATTGGCCTTGTTATGTGGTAAATACGAGTCTAATGCTGTAGCATTACGTTTAGCGTTAGGAGTGACCGATCGTGCCATAGAAGCCTACGACGTACTGTTGGCTCTACTTGAGACTGAATTAGCATTAAACGAAGGTAACGCCGAATCCATCCAGAACAGAAGTGCTGCAGAAACTGTTGCCAAACAACTTCTTTCTTACCTCGATTCTTACGAGGTGTCATCTGATATGCTGCTGTCGCCTTGGCAGAATCACGTTTATGATGGATCTAAAATGGATAA TGAATTATGGACGTCTGATCACGAGACAAGACTCAGGGAACACGTATCTCGACTTAAAGCAGAAAGGAGTAACATTCAGGGAACATTTGTTGCTCTGGAATCAACTTACGTTGAAAATATACCGGCCAAACCGATGAACAATCAGGAGTCAAGAAAGATGGACCTTGAAATGGCGGTGCTGTTACAG GAACTAATGGGACTCAGGGAGGAAAAATCTGAGCTGGTTTCAAAAATTTTCGCTTTGGAAAAAGACAAAAGTGCCATGCAACTCAAACTCAAATATGTGGAGGGTCAGCAGAGAGCTCAATCAGCAACTTTGAAGAATCTTCAAGGCCAGTTGAAGGATACGGAGGCTCTGTTAGCTTTAGCGTCCCAAAATCGGGTAAAT GAGCGTGGATATTCCGATGCTGAACATGCGCAAGGGGTTGAATTCGAATTAATGCAAGCACTAGCTAGAGAAGCTAGGCTTAAAGTTAGATTGCAGGAGTTGGTTTCCACTCTGGAACAAGTCACGAAAAACGCTGAAGCTAGATTGTTGGAAGGGAGGGAAATAGTTCATGATCTTAATCAAACAAATAG TGTATTAGCTGAAACAGTAGATAGAAATAATAAGAGATATCAAGCTAAATTCAAAAAGATGGAGCAACAAATGCTGACAATGGTTGAGAAACACACGGCGCAG gtacaTACGTTGCAACAGCGAATAGCTTCTATGGAAACACCTCCAACAAATAGTTCAGATAACTCTTTGGCATCTTTAGCTGTATAA